Part of the Paenibacillus terrae HPL-003 genome is shown below.
CCCATTTTGCTCTCATCGCCTATAAGATCCAGTATATCGTCCTGAATTTGAAAAGCCAAACCCAGGTCTCGTCCAAATTGGCGAAGCGCTTCTAATTGATTCTTGTCCGCTCCGCCGATCCGTCCACCTGCCAAGAGGGAGAAAATGATCAAATCCGCGGTTTTATGGAGATGGATGTATTCCAGTTCCTCGATACCTGTCATCCCCTGCTCTCCGGACATATCCGCGACCTGACCGCCTACCATGCCCCGTGCCCCGCTCATTTCGGATAGTTCCTCCACGATGGACAACAGCGCATCGGATGAGATTCCGTGACGACGACCCGACTGTACGACACTGTAAAAAGCGTGGGTCAGCAATGCATCCCCTGCAAGTACAGCAACCGCCTCACCATATACCTTATGATTCGTCAGTTTGCCCCGGCGATAATCATCATCATCCATGGCTGGTAAATCGTCGTGAATCAGGGAGTACGTATGTACCATTTCTAC
Proteins encoded:
- a CDS encoding polyprenyl synthetase family protein — protein: MKTVVKALNRSSLKEYLTGTVDAVSSALTEQFPAHWSIPAVLREAMNYSLNAGGKRLRPLLVIAATEAFGGSREAALPVACAVEMVHTYSLIHDDLPAMDDDDYRRGKLTNHKVYGEAVAVLAGDALLTHAFYSVVQSGRRHGISSDALLSIVEELSEMSGARGMVGGQVADMSGEQGMTGIEELEYIHLHKTADLIIFSLLAGGRIGGADKNQLEALRQFGRDLGLAFQIQDDILDLIGDESKMGKKTQSDVEQEKVTYPFFIGMEASQQQVEKLTASAKKALIEGGIPDSSRLLEIADYLMKRDH